ATGGCTGGGGCGGGCCTTACGCCTAAAAAGCTACGACCTAGGTTACGAGAACCCGGCCCGATTTGTCGTTTCTGGGCGCTTCTTGAACACAACGTATGGCGAGCGGCCCATTGAGGATTATGCCGACGCGAGCCTTTTTCTAGGCACCATCGGCTACAGCGTACGGCACTATTACAAAGACAAATACCTCTTCGGTTTTGGTCGTACCGAGGACGTACCGACGGGCACGTTGCTCAGCCTTACCGCGGGCTACGAGCTAAACGAGTTGGGGAATCGGCGCTACTATGGCGTACGAGCTTCCAGTGGCTTATACAGCGTACGGCGGGGTTACCTATATCTGAGTGGTGAGTATGGGTCTTTTGTGCGTGCGCGCGACCGGGACTGGCAGCAAGGCCTGCTTAGCACCCAGGTTCTGTATTTCACCCGCCTCTATAATACGGGTAACTATCAGTGGCGCCATTTTCTGTGGAACCGTATGGACTTGGGATTCGACCGGCGCCCTGGCGAGCAGCTGCTATCTATTGAAGGCGAACGGGGCCTGCGCGGCTTTCGCACCGATGGTACCCTGCGCGGCACGAGTCGCTTTGTGCTCAACTATGAGGCTACTATGTACACGCCCGTCTCTTTCCTGGGCTTCCGCCTGGCCGGTGTGGCCTTTGCTGATGCCGCTTGGCTGGCTACTACCCCCGGCCGCGACTCCCCATTTCTCGACAAGCCATTTACCGGTTTCGGCTTGGGTTTGCGTTTCCGCAACGAGTACACCGCGCTCCGCACCATTCAGATTTTGTTTGGCTTCTATCCGCGGGGCCAGTTAACTAATAATGGCTACCGAATCTTTGAGAATTCCGGGGCCTACTATGACTTCAGTGATTTCAATTTCACCCGCCCCGGTGTTGCGCCGTATCAGTAGCGCCGCAGCTTATCCTGGTCATGGTAGGCTGACTTGACCCTATTGCTATTCTACCGTAGAATGGCTGCGGTGCCGGCAAATAACCTGAGTGAAATTTGCCCCCCAGCCTTCAGTACCTTTGCGCGCTCAACCTTTTCACCCTCATACGCCCTTCCCATGCTTGCCCTCGGCGACTATAACGAACTAGAAGTAGCCCGCGCCGTGGATTTCGGCCTCTATCTTACTTCTGATGATGGCGACTTGCTGTTGCCCATTAAGTACGTGCCCGAAGGCACTCAGATTGGTGACCGGTTGCGGGTATTTGTGTACCGCGACTCCGAAGACCGCCTTATTGCTACCACGTTAGAGCCGCTGGCGCGGGTAGGTGAGTTTGCGGCGCTCACTGTCAAGGATGTATCATCCAATGGTGCTTTTCTTGAGTGGGGCCTCGAAAAAGACCTTTTTCTCCCCTATCGTAATCAGCGCCAGGCCTTGCGCGTGGGGCAGCGCGCCACCGTCTATGTTTACCTCGACGAAAACTCCGACCGTATCGTGGCTTCGTCTAAGTGGGAGAAGTACTTGCCGCATGCGGAATTTCCGGGCCAAGTTGGCGACCAAGTAGAGCTTTTCGTTGCGCAGGACACTGACTTAGGCTACACCGTCATCGTGAATGGCGCTTACCTCGGCCTGTTATATCACAACGAGATCTTTCGCCCCCTACGCTTAGGAGATAGGCCAACCGGTTACGTGCGTCAGATCAGGCCCGACGGCAAGCTGGATATAAGTCTGCAAAAAGTGGGCTACGACGAGGCGTTGGACGCCACCGAAACCATTCTCACGGCCCTACGCGCCAGCGGCGGTACCCTACCCCTGTCCGACAAAAGCGAGCCAGACGATATTTACCGCCGCCTCGGCATGAGCAAGAAGGTATTCAAAAAAGCACTCGGCACCCTCTACAAGCGCGGCTTGGTGCAACTAGCACCCGATGAAACCCGACTACTAGGGCAGGAATAAACAGCCAAAGCAGGCCTTCATTGAATAGATTGACATTCAATGGCAATGGTGCACTACGCGCCGTTTTCGTTGCGATGTTCCTTGTCTTCTTTGCCCTTCTGTGGTATTTATCGTAGAAGGACTACTGCTGCTCTTCCCTCTGCTCTCGTGCTTCCAACCACCTTATGACACCTCAAAAAACTGCTCTCATTGCCGGCGCCAGTGGCTTGGTTGGCAGCCAACTCCTTTCGTTGCTGCTGGCCTCCGAGCGCTACGCCAAAGTCATTGTGATAGGTCGGCGGCCCCTGCCCCAGGTGCACCCTAAGCTGGAGCAGCGCATATTTGACCTGGATGATTTAGATCAGCACCGTCTGGCCCTGATTGCCGATGATGTGTACTGCTGCCTGGGCACCACCATGCGGCAGGCGGGCTCCAAAGAGGCTTTTTACAAGGTCGATTACTTGTACGTAGTAAAGCTGGCGGCCCTTACGGCTGGCAATTTTGCGGCGCAGTTCTTAGTGGTGTCAGCGATGGGCGCCGATGCAAATTCGCGTATCTACTACAATCGGGTGAAGGGCGAGATGGAGCAGGCCGTGCGGCAGACGCCCTTTCGGGTTATTCATTTTTTTCGGCCTTCTCTGCTGCTAGGCAATCGCACGGAAAAGCGTTTGGGCGAGCAGATTGGGGCCGTTTTGATGAAAGCTTTGCGGCCCTTGATGGTGGGGCCACTACGTAAGTATCAGCCTGTTGAGGCCGTCACAGTCGCACGCGCTATGCTGCGCGCCGCCGAGGAAGATGGCGGCGGAATACGCGTGCATCTGTCGGATGAAATTGCTCAGGCGCGCTAAAACCAGCGGACGAAGATGAGTTCAGCACGGAGTTTGTGCTTTACGGGGTCAGTTGACTTTTAACCCTAACATCTCCGTAATGAAGTTTTTGTACCGTCTAGTTTTATTACTTCTTCTAACGGCTCCTGCTGCCTACGCCCAGAAGGGCGGTTACAACACTGGTATTGGTTTGCGCGCTGGCGGCTATTCTTCCGGCCTCACAGTGAAGCATTTTTTGAGCGGCAAGAATAACGTGGCATTTGAAGGCTTGCTAACCAGAGAGTACGCTGCCCGTGGTGGCCGGCTCACCTTGCTATTGGAAAAGCACCTGCCCGTAAGTGATATCAAGGGTTTGCAGTTTTACTACGGCGCCGGCGGTCATGTGGGATCTTACAATGGGCGCTACTACTTCTCCGACCGCCGTTATTACGGCCGGAAAGGCAAGGATTACTACTACGTTTATTACGCTGAAGACCGCAACTACATCGCCTTCGGTGCCGACTTAATTCTGGGTCTGGAATACAAATTGCCAGATTTGCCCTTCGTGGTAGGTGTTGACTATAAGCCATTCTTCGAGGTATTCGACGGTGCAACGGGCTTGTATTCTGATGCAGCCTTCAGCTTACGTTTTGTTTTCTAAGACAACGAGTCTTTTTTACACTAACAAAAAAGCCCCCCAGATTGTGTCTGGGGGGCTTTTTTGTTAGTGTAATCGTCACTAGCGTATCCGACCACGGTCGCGGCCATAGGGTCGCCCGTCGCGGGCGGGCTGACGGCCATCCTGGCGATAGTAGCCGGGTCGGGGCCGCACCACCACGGGCCGCTGCCGGTAGGGCCGGACAATAACGGGCTGACGCTCTACCACAACCACCCGCGATGGACGATGGTAGTAGGGCCGAGGTCGATACCCATAATACGGGCGAGGGGGCGGATAATATGCTGGCCCGCTTGCCACCACAACGCCAGGCTGCGCCGAGGCCACGCAACCCGTCATCAGGGCCGCCGAGAAAACCAGCGCCACCAGTACTACAGAAGATTTTATCAGCTTTTTCATTGTCTATACCGTGGAGCCTTGGTTTAGCTACCACAAATCAATAGACACCGATTTTGACGTAGGGTTTAATGAGGCACATCAGGAATTTGGGCCACTTTTCCACCGCAACTCGCTTGCAGCTAGCGTTCTGCTAAGCATAACTCATAAACATAGGTTGGGGGGCTTTTTACAATGCGCCAGCTCAGACAGAAGCTTCTTTTAGGCTAAAGCAAAGCGCCCGCTGCTCCAAGGAACAGCGGGCGCTTTGATGGCTTCTTGAGCGCCAAACCTGACTACTTCTTTCCGTATTCAGTGTTTAGGCGCTTCAGTACCGGAGCTGTTACGTCGAGGTCTTTGCGGCTGTAGGCAATAGAGCCACCGGGCTGCGCAATGAGAATAAACTGGTAACCATTCTCTTTGCCGTACTGCTCAATCAGCTTGTTCACGCGAGTAAGCACCTGCTGGCTCATTTTGGCCTCTTCCTCGGCGGCCTGACGCTGGAGTTTTTGCTGCTCCTGACCCACCTTCTGCTCCTGCTGCTGCAGTTGTTGCTCGGTAGCGGCCCGTTGCTCAGGTGTGAGGCTGGCAGCCTGTGCTTGGTATTTCTGCACGGCTGCCTGGAAGTTGGTTATCATCGTTTTGTTTTGCTGCTCCCAACCTTTGGCTTTTGCCTCAAAGTTGCGACGCGCAACCTGCATGCCCTTGTAGCCATCCAGCAGTTTGCTTGACTCTACGTAACCGATTTTGACGGGCTCAGGTGCCGCTGTTACTGCGGCGGGCGCGGCAGCCGTTGTATCCTCAGGACTGATGCTGGCGCTGTCGGAGGTAGCAGTGACGGCAGCAGTTTTGGCGACGGCAGGCACCGCAGCCGGCTTTTGGGCAAAGTGCAGGTAAAATAACACTGCCACGGCGACAACCAGGACCGCATTGATGGCTAAAAGCAACGAATTCGTCTTCATTCAAAGAAATAGTAGTGGCCGACACCTCGTCGGCTCCCCAAAGAAACGCAGAAACCAGCAGGATCAGAAATTAAGGGTCGAAGCCAGGCCTTCCAACGCTTTGCTACGACTGAATCAGAGCACGCAGCGCAGTACTATATCTGGTCGTCGTCCTCTTCTTTCGACTTGGGGGGCGATTCTAGCATGTGCGGCCAATGCGAGGCAGGATTGGGGGGCAAATTATCCGGCCAGGCAATGTGTACCAGCGCATCGCCTTGGTTCACAACCGGCATATGGTTCAGGCCAATAACGTAACCCGCCGTTGGCGTTTCGAGCCGCACGGTGCCTTCGCCATATGGGTCGGCTACGCTACCATACACCTCCCCTTTTTCCAGAAATTGCCCATTCTGCACATGGCTCCGAAACAAGCCCGCGAACTTAGCCCGCAGCCACGTATGCCGCCGACACACAATGCTCGGCTGGGCGGCTGCCGGAGCTTCAGCCAGCATTCCTAGTTGATGTAGAACGCGGAATGTGCCCGCTATAGCCAGCTCAATTCCGGCTTCATCGAGGCGTAACGATTCGCCGGTTTCGTACACGATAATACGGCGGCCCTGCTGCATGGCCGCCTCGCGCAGGGAGCCGGGCCGCAACGACGCGTGCAAAGTAAACGGAGCCGCAAAAGCCGACGCCAGCACATCAGTTTGTTCATCTTCGCCCAGCAGACAGCGCACTTGCGGCATGTTGGCCCGCGCCGCGCCACCCGTATGAAAATCGATGCCGTAGTCGATAAGCGGCATGATTTCGCGCATAAAGCGGTGGGCCACTCTGCTGGCCAAGGACCCGCGCGGATTGCCCGGAAAGCTCCGATTCACATCCTTGCCGTCGGGCACCTCTCGCGAGAAATTGAGAAAGCCGTAGATGTTGAGGATAGGAATGGCGATGATAGTGCCGCGCAAAGGCTGCAGCAAATCGCGGCGCACCAGGCGACGAATTGTTTCAATGCCGTTTACCTCGTCGCCGTGCATCCCCGCCATTAGCAGCACCGTTGGCCCCGGTTCCTGCGCCCGATAGACGTACACGGGCACATCAATGACGGTACGGGAAGGCAGGCGCGAAATTACCAACCGCGTCAGCACCCGTTCGCCCGGCCTGATAACCAAGCCGTTGATTAACATATCGGTGGGGCCGTAGGTATGGGGCAAAGGCTGAAGCGTTAAGAGTGGAACGAATACAGGTACATTTCAAGCCATTTACCCTACTACATCGGGCTGGGTATCCGGCTGGGGGGCTTTTCTGGTCGTTTTTTTAGCGGAATCCTTGCGCTTGCTGTGTACCAGCGCCGCCGTGTACTCTATGATTTTGCCGGCAATATCCAGGCCGGTAGCCTTCTCAATTCCTTCCAGACCCGGCGATGAATTCACTTCCAATACCAGCGGTCCACGCTTGCTCTGCAACATATCGACGCCGGCAATGCCCAAGCCCAGCGCTTTGGTAGCCAGCAATGCAGCAGCTTTTTCGGCCCGGCTCAGCTTCACTAGCTTACCCGATCCGCCCCGGTGCAGATTCGAGCGAAACTCGCCTTCCTTGCCTTGGCGCTTCATGGCACCCACCACCTCGCCATTCACCACAAATGCCCGCAGGTCGGCGCCCTTGCTTTCGGCAATAAACTCCTGCACAATGATGCGGGCCTTAAGGTTGTGAAAGGCCTCAATTACCGATTGGGCGGCTTTTTCAGTCTCAGCCAGCACCACTCCCAGGCCTTGCGTACCTTCTAGAAGCTTAATAATCACCGGGGCGCCACCAACCTGCTTGATCATTTCGGGCACCTCATCGGAGTAGTTGGTGAAAGCGGTTTTGGGCATTCCGACTCCGGCCCGCGACAGAATCTGCATAGAGCGCAGCTTATCCCGTGAGCGCACAATAGCTTGACTATCGATGGCCGTGCGCACTTTCATCATCTCAAATTGCCGCACTACGGCCGTGCCGTAGAATGTCACCGAGGCGCCAATGCGCGGGATAATGGCATCGAAACCCGTCAGTTTCTTGCCTTCGTAAATTATGCCTGGGTCGCCTTTCTCCAGCACCAGGTTGCAATGCAGATGGTCGACGACCACCGCCTCGTAGCCGCGCTGCGTGGCAGCTTCGACAAGGCGCATGGTGGAGTACAGCCTCGGCTCGCGCGAGAGAATGGCCAGTTTCATTGGAAAGATAGGTCAGAGGTAAATGGGGGCGGAGGCAGGAAAGCAGGGGAAACCCTAATCAATCTGAGGCCGCGGATGTTTGGCCGCAGCCTGACTTTTATACGACAAATGTAGGCGAGCCACATCAACTACCAGTTGTGCTTTGCGCAACAAGGCCCGTCCGATGAGCACAGGGTAGCGCATATCGGAGCGGTCAGACAGGGAGAATTCGGCGGAAATATCTTCACCAAATAACTGAATAACTGTCTGAATAACATAGCGTTCCTGCACTTCCCCGTTCGAGCTTTTGATGTCGCGCAGGGAGAAGTTGGCGAACTGCAACGGCCGGCCATTAAAATTTGGATGCGAGGGGTCGAGCAGCTGCACGCAGAGCAGTTCGCGCCCGTCGGGCAGAGTTTCGATGTGAATATTGGAGCAGTGAATGGCACCCGTGTAGGCGCCCGTATCCACCTTCGCTTCTACCCCACGCAACTTAAACTGGGGAAAGTCAACCAACTCCCGCCGCCCCACTACTCGCTTTGGAACCCGCTTTTTTATCATCGTAGAGGCAATATAAGGGAAGCAACGGGTTTGCAGCCACCAAGAGCGCATCGCTAGCAAAAATGTAAGTCAGCGGCCTTCACCCTAATGGAGTAAAGAAGAAGCGTGGGCAGAATTAAATGCAGCTAACGTTTTTTGTAACGGGTTGGGGGGCTTTTTAGCGTGAACCCTAGACACATCCTACCGTTCCCACAGAATGGAGCGTGTTCTTCAAGCGTCTATTTCCAATTTTCTTATGCCGAATCAATCTCTTAACAGCTCATGGCGCGCCCAAGCCCAATCATTTGGCCGCATTTTATTATACCAAGGTGACATTACTATCCTCGACACTGATGCTATCGTAAATGCCGCCAACTCCTCCCTGCTCGGCGGCGGTGGCGTAGATGGCGCTATTCATCGCGCTGGCGGCCCTCAAATTCTGGAAGAATGCCGCCGCTTGCGAGCTGGTCACTACGGCAAAGGATTGCGCACAGGAGAGGCAGTGATTACCACGGGTGGCCGCCTGTCTGCTAAGCACATCATTCATACTGTTGGGCCAGTTTGGAACGGTGGGCACAAGCAAGAGCCCGAGTTACTAGCCAACTGCTACCGCAATAGTCTGCGTGTTGCCGCCGAGAATGGACTACATAGTATCGCTTTCCCGGGCATTAGCACCGGCATTTATGGGTATCCAAAGCCCGAAGCTACTACCATTGCCGTGCGCGAGGTGCTGGCCTTTTTGGAAGCTCATGCGCAGCCAGCAGAAGTCGTATTTGTGGTGTTCGACGCGGAGAACAAGCGACTTTATGAGCGCGAACTAACGGCTAAGACGTCGGCGTAATGACTTCCGGATGGCGACGCAGATACGCGGCCACGTCGTAAATGAGTCCCGCGTGGCCCGTATCGAGGAGGACAGTGCGTGCCTGCTGCAACGAGCCAATAAAGCGTTGCAAACCAGCATGCGGAATCACCCGGTCGTATTTTCCCAGAAAAAAGGTGACTTGCACCTGATGCTCGTTCAGGATATGAGCTAGGTCTTTTAGGCTGAACACCAGCAGCCGAAAGCCGACCCAGCTTCGGTACACGCGCAGGCGTTTTTCGCGGCTCTCAAGCTGCCATTCAGCAAAGCGTATCAGGTTGGTGTCCACAACGCGGCGCTCCCCCAACACATTCAGAAAGCGCAGCAGGCGCTGCGGACGCAGCACAGCCCGGCCCAGCACCCCGCGCATCCATGGCGGATAGGTAGCCAGCGAATACCAGAACTGACGTTGGAGGCCGTCGGGGGCAATAAGCCAGATTTTCTCTACTCTACCCGGAAAGTGCTCGACGGCCGTAAGCGCAAATTTGGCCCCCATGCTAAAGGCAAGTAGGCTGAACTTCTCAATCTTATGATCGATCAGAAAGTGCGCAAGCAGCTCACCGAGGCGCTTTTTGGTTAGTGGCGCATCTGCTTTAGCCAGCCGACTATTGCCGTGATAAAACAGATCAAACGAATAAATAGTGGCCCTATCGCCCAGCACGGCGGCTATGCTACGCCAGTGGCCTTCGCTCTGCCCGTAGCCGTGGAAAGCCAGCACCACCCGCGGGCCAGTGCCAT
The window above is part of the Hymenobacter radiodurans genome. Proteins encoded here:
- a CDS encoding CvfB family protein, encoding MLALGDYNELEVARAVDFGLYLTSDDGDLLLPIKYVPEGTQIGDRLRVFVYRDSEDRLIATTLEPLARVGEFAALTVKDVSSNGAFLEWGLEKDLFLPYRNQRQALRVGQRATVYVYLDENSDRIVASSKWEKYLPHAEFPGQVGDQVELFVAQDTDLGYTVIVNGAYLGLLYHNEIFRPLRLGDRPTGYVRQIRPDGKLDISLQKVGYDEALDATETILTALRASGGTLPLSDKSEPDDIYRRLGMSKKVFKKALGTLYKRGLVQLAPDETRLLGQE
- a CDS encoding NAD-dependent epimerase/dehydratase family protein, yielding MTPQKTALIAGASGLVGSQLLSLLLASERYAKVIVIGRRPLPQVHPKLEQRIFDLDDLDQHRLALIADDVYCCLGTTMRQAGSKEAFYKVDYLYVVKLAALTAGNFAAQFLVVSAMGADANSRIYYNRVKGEMEQAVRQTPFRVIHFFRPSLLLGNRTEKRLGEQIGAVLMKALRPLMVGPLRKYQPVEAVTVARAMLRAAEEDGGGIRVHLSDEIAQAR
- a CDS encoding OmpH family outer membrane protein, with amino-acid sequence MKTNSLLLAINAVLVVAVAVLFYLHFAQKPAAVPAVAKTAAVTATSDSASISPEDTTAAAPAAVTAAPEPVKIGYVESSKLLDGYKGMQVARRNFEAKAKGWEQQNKTMITNFQAAVQKYQAQAASLTPEQRAATEQQLQQQEQKVGQEQQKLQRQAAEEEAKMSQQVLTRVNKLIEQYGKENGYQFILIAQPGGSIAYSRKDLDVTAPVLKRLNTEYGKK
- a CDS encoding succinylglutamate desuccinylase/aspartoacylase family protein; this encodes MPHTYGPTDMLINGLVIRPGERVLTRLVISRLPSRTVIDVPVYVYRAQEPGPTVLLMAGMHGDEVNGIETIRRLVRRDLLQPLRGTIIAIPILNIYGFLNFSREVPDGKDVNRSFPGNPRGSLASRVAHRFMREIMPLIDYGIDFHTGGAARANMPQVRCLLGEDEQTDVLASAFAAPFTLHASLRPGSLREAAMQQGRRIIVYETGESLRLDEAGIELAIAGTFRVLHQLGMLAEAPAAAQPSIVCRRHTWLRAKFAGLFRSHVQNGQFLEKGEVYGSVADPYGEGTVRLETPTAGYVIGLNHMPVVNQGDALVHIAWPDNLPPNPASHWPHMLESPPKSKEEDDDQI
- the rimK gene encoding 30S ribosomal protein S6--L-glutamate ligase, with translation MKLAILSREPRLYSTMRLVEAATQRGYEAVVVDHLHCNLVLEKGDPGIIYEGKKLTGFDAIIPRIGASVTFYGTAVVRQFEMMKVRTAIDSQAIVRSRDKLRSMQILSRAGVGMPKTAFTNYSDEVPEMIKQVGGAPVIIKLLEGTQGLGVVLAETEKAAQSVIEAFHNLKARIIVQEFIAESKGADLRAFVVNGEVVGAMKRQGKEGEFRSNLHRGGSGKLVKLSRAEKAAALLATKALGLGIAGVDMLQSKRGPLVLEVNSSPGLEGIEKATGLDIAGKIIEYTAALVHSKRKDSAKKTTRKAPQPDTQPDVVG
- a CDS encoding ATP-dependent zinc protease family protein yields the protein MIKKRVPKRVVGRRELVDFPQFKLRGVEAKVDTGAYTGAIHCSNIHIETLPDGRELLCVQLLDPSHPNFNGRPLQFANFSLRDIKSSNGEVQERYVIQTVIQLFGEDISAEFSLSDRSDMRYPVLIGRALLRKAQLVVDVARLHLSYKSQAAAKHPRPQID
- a CDS encoding O-acetyl-ADP-ribose deacetylase; this translates as MPNQSLNSSWRAQAQSFGRILLYQGDITILDTDAIVNAANSSLLGGGGVDGAIHRAGGPQILEECRRLRAGHYGKGLRTGEAVITTGGRLSAKHIIHTVGPVWNGGHKQEPELLANCYRNSLRVAAENGLHSIAFPGISTGIYGYPKPEATTIAVREVLAFLEAHAQPAEVVFVVFDAENKRLYERELTAKTSA
- a CDS encoding alpha/beta fold hydrolase; translation: MKTLLHYRTYGTGPRVVLAFHGYGQSEGHWRSIAAVLGDRATIYSFDLFYHGNSRLAKADAPLTKKRLGELLAHFLIDHKIEKFSLLAFSMGAKFALTAVEHFPGRVEKIWLIAPDGLQRQFWYSLATYPPWMRGVLGRAVLRPQRLLRFLNVLGERRVVDTNLIRFAEWQLESREKRLRVYRSWVGFRLLVFSLKDLAHILNEHQVQVTFFLGKYDRVIPHAGLQRFIGSLQQARTVLLDTGHAGLIYDVAAYLRRHPEVITPTS